From a single Brassica rapa cultivar Chiifu-401-42 chromosome A01, CAAS_Brap_v3.01, whole genome shotgun sequence genomic region:
- the LOC103850047 gene encoding 60S ribosomal protein L23 — MSKRGRGGTSGNKFRMSLGLPVAATVNCADNTGAKNLYIISVKGIKGRLNRLPSACVGDMVMATVKKGKPDLRKKVLPAVIVRQRKPWRRKDGVFMYFEDNAGVIVNPKGEMKGSAITGPIGKECADLWPRIASAANAIV; from the exons ATGTCGAAGCGAG GAAGAGGAGGAACCTCTGGTAACAAGTTCAGGATGTCACTGGGTCTTCCAGTGGCAGCCACTGTGAACTGTGCTGACAACACTGGAGCCAAGAACCTTTACATCATCTCCGTTAAAGGTATCAAGGGTCGTCTTAACCGTTTGCCGTCTGCATGTGTTGGTGACATGGTTATGGCTACTGTGAAGAAAGGTAAACCTGATCTACGTAAGAAGGTTCTGCCAGCTGTCATTGTTAGGCAGAGGAAGCCTTGGCGCCGAAAGGACGGTGTCTTCATGTACTTCGAGG ATAATGCTGGTGTCATTGTCAATCCCAAGGGTGAAATGAAAG gatctGCTATCACTGGACCAATCGGGAAGGAGTGTGCTGACCTGTGGCCAAGGATCGCAAGTGCTGCAAATGCTATCGTTTAA